In Orenia metallireducens, the DNA window TGATCAGATAAGAGAGCTGACTGATGAAGGTACTATTATCTTAGATGATGCCACTCCTACTGAACTTGAGAAGTTTATGAAGGAAAGGGGAGCGGATATCTTGGTTGGTGGTGTTAAGGAGAGGCCTTTAGCTTATAAGCTAGGAGTAGCTTTCTGTGACCATAACCATGAGAGAAAGCACCCGTTAACTGGTTTTATAGGAGCTGTTAACTTTGCTAAAGAGCTTGATTCTACTTTAAATAGTCCAATTTGGAAGATTATTGCTAATGAAAGTAGGGGTGAATAGATATGGCTCGTAACTTTGTAAATTTAAATATTAATCCCTGTAAGATGTGTATGCCAATGGGTGCAGCAATTGCTTTTAAGGGAATTGAGAAGGCAATTTTGATGATGCATGGTTCTCAGGGCTGTAGTACTTATATAAGGCGACATATGGCAACCCACTATAATGAGCCAGTTGATATTGCCTCATCTTCATTAACTGAACAGGGGACTGTTTATGGTGGAGAAAATAACTTAAAGAAGGGTTTGAAGAATACAATTGAACTTTATAACCCTAAAGTAATTGGTGTAGTAACTACTTGTTTGGCAGAGACCATTGGTGAGGATATTGATAGGTTGGTAACTGAGTTTGTAAAAGAAGAGAATCTTGGTGATGTAACCTTTGTTCCAGTATCAACACCTGGTTATGGAGGTACAGAGTTTGAAGGCTATTATTTATCACTAAGAAAGATGGTAGAAAGGTTAGCAAGTGAAGGATCAAATGAGAAGGTTAATATTATTGCGGGAAATTTAACTCCAGGTGATATTAGAAGAATTAAGGATATACTAGAGTCTTTTTCAATTAGCTATAATTTATTACCTGATATCTCTGAAACTCTAGATGCTCCTTACTCAAAGGATTATCAAAAGTTACCTGAGGGTGGAACTACAATTGAGGATATTGAGAGTATGGGTGGAGCTAAAGCAACAATTGAGTTAGGGGTTTTAGTCGATGATAATATTTCTCCTGGTAAGTTTTTAGAGGATGAATTTGGAGTGCCTTTATATAGAGCTCCTCTGCCTACTGGATTAGCCAATGTAGATAAATTTATCAGTTTATTATCTGAAATAACAGGGGAGAAGCCTAATCTTAAATTGACTCAAGCTCGGGGAAGGATGTTAGATGCTATGGTCGATTCCCATAAATATAATGCTCAAGGAAGAGCAGCTATCTTCGGGCAACCAGAACTTGTCTATGCTATTGCAACCTTATGCTTAGAAAATGGGATTTTTCCTGCATTATTAGCTACAGGTGCTAAGACATCTAAGTTAGAAGAACTTCTAAAGAAGGGTTTTGGATTAGGTGTTGAGGATACTTTGATTATAGATGATACTGATTTTGAAACTATTAGAGATTATGTCAATAAATTGGATGTTAATATTTTGATTGGACATTCTGATGGTAATTTTATCACTGAAAAGGATGGAATACCTTTAGTTAGAATAGGTTTTCCAATCCATGATAGAATGGGTGCTCAAAGAAGAGTTTATGTAGGTTATGATGGCTCTGTCAATTTTTTAGATAAGATTACCAATACATTGTTAGAGAGAAAGCATAGTTCTTATCGTGAAGATATGTATGATAAATACTTTGCTGGATAAAAAAGGAGGGGTTATCTTGAAAGTGGCTGTAAGTGTTAATAGTAATGAAGAGATTATTTCTCATTTAGGTAAAGCAAAGATCTTCTATATCTTTTCTAAAGATTCAGAAGAGATTACTTTTATAGAGAGTAGAGTTACTGATGGAAATCATGAAAATCATATTATAGAAGATATCAAAGACTGTGATGTTGTTATTTCTGGAAAGATTGGTAGAGGAATGGTAGAGAGTTTGAGGGGGTTAGGTATTAAAGCAATAATTGAGACTACTACTCTTAATCCTGTAAAGGCAATAGCTAAGATATAGATGAATATAAGTGAATAATCTGCTTACTAGAGATAAGGTGATTAATAGCTGACAAGATATAATGATTAGAAGAACTCCTATAGATAAGAAGGTGAGGAGTGGAAAAAGGGGGGTATAAGATGGGTGGTTGTTCAGTTGATTTAAATATGAATTTTCCAGAGGAGACATCATTAGATACTATGTTAAAGACTACAAAACATCCCTGTTATAGCGAATGTGCTCATGAATATGCGAGAATGCATATCCCTGTCGCACCTAAATGTAATATAAGCTGTAATTACTGTAACAGAAAGTATGATTGTTTAAATGAAAGTAGACCAGGGGTAACCAGTGAAGTATTAACACCAGAAGGGGCGTATAATAAATATTTAGTAGTTAAAGAGAAGCTTCCTAACCTAAAGGTAATTGGGGTTGCAGGACCTGGTGATGCTTTGGCAAATTTTGAGGAGACTAAAAAAGCTATTGAACTGATTAGAGAAGATGATCCTGAGATGACTATTTGTATCTCTACAAATGGGTTGATGTTACCTGAATATGCTGAAGAGTTAATTCAGTTAGGTGTTAGACATGTTACTATTACTATTAATACTATAAACCCTAAGATAGGGGCATCAATTTATAAATGGGTCTATTATAAAGGCAAGGTACTGGTTGGAGAAGAAGGGGCAAAGATTCTACTTGATAATCAATTGAAAGGGTTGAGTTATTTATCAAGTAAAGGGGTCTTATGTAAGGTTAATATAGTGATGATTAAAGGCTTAAATGATGAGTATATTCCAGAGGTTGTTGATAAAGTAAAGGAATGTGGAGCCTTTATGACAAATATAATGCCACTTATCCCAGCAGAAGGTAGTGAATTTGAGGATATGCCTTTAGTTAGTAATAAGGAATTGGATGAGTTAAGGGATAGGTGTTCTCTTGATTTAAAGCAGATGTATCACTGTAAACAGTGTAGGGCTGATGCTATTGGTCAGTTGTCTCAGGATATATCTATTGAATTTAGAGATTCAATCTCTGAAGATCAAGAGAAAGAAGAGAAGGTGTTTGATAGTATCAAAGGTAGGGGCCTCTTGTTTGCAGTAGCCTCAAAAACAGGAAGATTAATTGACCAACATTTTGGTCATGTAGATAACTTCTTAGTATATAAGTATACTGAACAAGGGATAGCATTGGTTGATAAAAGGAGTATAGATAAATACTGTACTGGTAAAGAATGTGAAGATAAATATGATAAGATGAGTAATATAATTGACTTGTTAGCTGATTGTGAAGCTGTCTTGTCTATGAGGATAGGCTATGAACCTAAGAAGAGGCTTTTGGAAAGAGGTATTAAGTCCCTAGAGTTATATGATGCTATTGAGGATGGTATTGAACATGCAGTAGAAAAGCTCAATTTAAAGCAGATTAGCTAAATTATGATGATCAGTAACTAGTAGGGGATAATAAGTGAGGAGTAATGATTAATAAATAAGTTTAATTGTTTTTTACCCATACTGATTACTGGTACTTATATTATAAAAAGAGAAGGGTGGAGATAGAGATGAATAAACCTAAGTATCATGTCTTTGTCTGTTCTAGTTCAAGAATCAATGGTCAACAAAGGGGCTATTGTGTCAATAAAGATTCTGTAGAGATTATTCAAAACTTTATGATGGAGATTGAAGATTATGGCTTAACAGGTGATGTGATGGTGACTAATACAGGCTGTTTGGGGATCTGTGACAAAGGTCCAATAGTGATTGTTTATCCTGAAGGAGTTTGGTATGGTAATGTAACCCCTAATGATGTAGAGGAGATAGTAGAGAGTCATTTAGAGGATGGTAAGGTAGTAGAGAGGTTAGAGATATAATCGATCGATTATATCTCTAAAAATTTATCCACTTAAAAAGTACTCTAAAGGGAAGTTGAATTTCAACAGCATATAGAGAGAATATAGAGTATCTTGTCATTGGTGAAGGGATTTAATAGTATTATTTTATTAAAAATAAATAATGCTGTTTGTTTTTAATAAGGTAATTTTATTATTTTAAAGTATTGTGATAATCAAATTTAGATTATAGATAGTGTCTTTTTGTGGGTATAATGCGACAGTTTTCACTTTAAGAAAGTAAACAAATTTCTTAGGTTTTAGCGACTACTTCCTACGGGGCGCGCCTAAGGGTGCCTTACTTTTGGTATTGCTCCAAAAGTAAACAAACCTACGAGTTTTACCTTCGGGGTTATAAAGCAACTCCTTCGTGGCAAGGGCAGCCCAGAACAAAAACTCTTCGTGACAAAAGAAGCCCGGTCTAGAAAAGAATTGACCTACTAGTCTACCTATGGGTTTAAAAACCAAACCCTTCTTGGTAAACTTAGAGCAAGACTCTTCGTGGTAAAGTCCACTTACTACGCAATTAAAATAATAGATATTATCAATTATTAGGCTTTTTAATTAAAAATTTATTGTACTCTAAATTTTATTTCAGTTTTTGCTTCGTTCAAACAATAATTCTTTTCGCATTTAAAGACCTTAACTGTTAACTGTACACCGTACACTGTAAACTCACACGAAAGTGTCGCAATATCTATCTATTGTATCACTTTTCTACCAGAACAAGGCTTTAATTTAAATATTTAGAATTTATTTTAAATAACAACATCTACTCAATTTATTATAAGAGTATAAGATAAGGGGATGTATACAGTGAAAGCATTTATTATTGCTTTAATTTTATTAGTAGTTGTAATTGCCAGTTATCAATTTGCTAACAATTCTAAGGAAGTAGTAGCAGAAGCAACTACTATAAGGGTAATGGCAGCTGCTAGTTTGACAGAAGTGTTTAACGATTTGACGGTAGGTTTTGAGGAGAAGTATGATGGTATTAACTTGGAGCTTAATTATGCAGGGAGTCAGGCCTTATATAGTCAGATCAAATCGGGAGTTTCAGCAGATATATTTGCTTCCGCCAATATTAAATATATGAATCAATTAAAGGATACCGATATGGTGCTAAATCCCAGTATCTTTGCTCATAACAAACTGGTTGTAGCTGTATCTAAGGGGAATGCTGATATTCAGAGTATAGATGATTTAGTGCGAGAGGGGGTTAAGTTGGTTATCGCAGATGAATCTGTACCAGTAGGTAGATATACAATGAAGATGTTAGATAAGCAAGTGGATAATCCTAAGGTATCTAAGGATTATAAAGAGAAGTTTTTAAACTCTGTTGTATCTAAAGAGTTAGATGTAAAGAGTGTAGTGGCTAAAGTAGAATTAGGAGAAGCCGATGCAGGGATTGTTTATAAGACTGATATCAACGCTAGTAATTTAGAAAAGGTAAGGGTAGTTGATATAGCAGACGAATATAATGTAATTGCAACTTATCCAATCTCATTATTAAAGGGTTTAACTGAAAAGCACCAAGAGGCTGCTGAAAGATTTCTAGATTATCTTTATTCCAAAGAAGGAGAAGAAGTGCTAGAAGCGCATGGGTTTACGAAGTGAAAGATTATTTCCAAGGAATCAATTTTGGAATTTAATTGAACAAGTCCAGCAACTTAGTGCTCTTTAAATTTCAATTGTAATTGAAAGTTTTAGTGGCAGTCAGTTGTCGGGTAAGAGAAAGTAGGCGATAATATGGCTAATGATTTGATTTATCAAGATATGCAGGGATGTAGCGAAAGGGCAGATATATTTAAATTAAAAGAGAGGAAGAAGTTAGATTTAACTGAAATTTTAATCTGGGGAATAATGATATTTAATCTGCTGTTCATTAGCTTAATTATCTTATCTTTATTCTTAAAATCTTCAATAGGGGATGTCATTACTGTTATCAAGGATTTAAATACTTTAAGATCAATCAAGATAACAATTAGTTCTATATTCTGTTCTGGGGTTATGACAATATTCATTGGAGTTCCCTTTGCTTATGTGATGGCTCAAAGACGAGGGAAGGTTTATAGGATAATTAATATGATCTTAAATCTACCCTTAGTAATGCCGCCTACTGTAGCAGGATTAGCTTTATTAATGGCTTTTGGTAGAAGGGGTGCCTTTGCAAATGTGATTAGGGCTTTTGGGTTAGATATTCCTTTCAGCTTTGTAGCATTGATTATAGTACAGGTGTTTGTGATGTTACCACTCTTTACCCAGGCATTAAGAAGTGGTTTTGAAGCTATTGATCAGGACATTAAAGAGGCAGCTATGGTCTTTG includes these proteins:
- a CDS encoding 2Fe-2S ferredoxin — translated: MNKPKYHVFVCSSSRINGQQRGYCVNKDSVEIIQNFMMEIEDYGLTGDVMVTNTGCLGICDKGPIVIVYPEGVWYGNVTPNDVEEIVESHLEDGKVVERLEI
- the nifB gene encoding nitrogenase cofactor biosynthesis protein NifB → MGGCSVDLNMNFPEETSLDTMLKTTKHPCYSECAHEYARMHIPVAPKCNISCNYCNRKYDCLNESRPGVTSEVLTPEGAYNKYLVVKEKLPNLKVIGVAGPGDALANFEETKKAIELIREDDPEMTICISTNGLMLPEYAEELIQLGVRHVTITINTINPKIGASIYKWVYYKGKVLVGEEGAKILLDNQLKGLSYLSSKGVLCKVNIVMIKGLNDEYIPEVVDKVKECGAFMTNIMPLIPAEGSEFEDMPLVSNKELDELRDRCSLDLKQMYHCKQCRADAIGQLSQDISIEFRDSISEDQEKEEKVFDSIKGRGLLFAVASKTGRLIDQHFGHVDNFLVYKYTEQGIALVDKRSIDKYCTGKECEDKYDKMSNIIDLLADCEAVLSMRIGYEPKKRLLERGIKSLELYDAIEDGIEHAVEKLNLKQIS
- the modA gene encoding molybdate ABC transporter substrate-binding protein — its product is MKAFIIALILLVVVIASYQFANNSKEVVAEATTIRVMAAASLTEVFNDLTVGFEEKYDGINLELNYAGSQALYSQIKSGVSADIFASANIKYMNQLKDTDMVLNPSIFAHNKLVVAVSKGNADIQSIDDLVREGVKLVIADESVPVGRYTMKMLDKQVDNPKVSKDYKEKFLNSVVSKELDVKSVVAKVELGEADAGIVYKTDINASNLEKVRVVDIADEYNVIATYPISLLKGLTEKHQEAAERFLDYLYSKEGEEVLEAHGFTK
- a CDS encoding nitrogenase component 1; the protein is MARNFVNLNINPCKMCMPMGAAIAFKGIEKAILMMHGSQGCSTYIRRHMATHYNEPVDIASSSLTEQGTVYGGENNLKKGLKNTIELYNPKVIGVVTTCLAETIGEDIDRLVTEFVKEENLGDVTFVPVSTPGYGGTEFEGYYLSLRKMVERLASEGSNEKVNIIAGNLTPGDIRRIKDILESFSISYNLLPDISETLDAPYSKDYQKLPEGGTTIEDIESMGGAKATIELGVLVDDNISPGKFLEDEFGVPLYRAPLPTGLANVDKFISLLSEITGEKPNLKLTQARGRMLDAMVDSHKYNAQGRAAIFGQPELVYAIATLCLENGIFPALLATGAKTSKLEELLKKGFGLGVEDTLIIDDTDFETIRDYVNKLDVNILIGHSDGNFITEKDGIPLVRIGFPIHDRMGAQRRVYVGYDGSVNFLDKITNTLLERKHSSYREDMYDKYFAG
- a CDS encoding molybdate ABC transporter permease subunit; its protein translation is MANDLIYQDMQGCSERADIFKLKERKKLDLTEILIWGIMIFNLLFISLIILSLFLKSSIGDVITVIKDLNTLRSIKITISSIFCSGVMTIFIGVPFAYVMAQRRGKVYRIINMILNLPLVMPPTVAGLALLMAFGRRGAFANVIRAFGLDIPFSFVALIIVQVFVMLPLFTQALRSGFEAIDQDIKEAAMVFGAGEKELLFLIYLPLSIRAFMTGLIMACLRAAGEFGATMMFAGNLSGKTQTLSTAIYILSQRDLGQSISLAVVLILIFLIPLLVLELKLKE
- a CDS encoding NifB/NifX family molybdenum-iron cluster-binding protein; protein product: MAVSVNSNEEIISHLGKAKIFYIFSKDSEEITFIESRVTDGNHENHIIEDIKDCDVVISGKIGRGMVESLRGLGIKAIIETTTLNPVKAIAKI